From Bradyrhizobium symbiodeficiens, the proteins below share one genomic window:
- the gyrB gene encoding DNA topoisomerase (ATP-hydrolyzing) subunit B produces the protein MTEPARQTPAENEPSNPSDYGAESIRVLKGLDAVRKRPGMYIGDTDDGSGLHHMVYEVVDNAIDEALAGHATRVDVILNADNSVTVRDDGRGIPVDIHKGEGISAAEVIMTQLHAGGKFDQNSYKVSGGLHGVGVSVVNALSSKLGLRIWRDNKEHYIEFAHGDAVAPLKVVGDAPGRRGTEVTFQASTETFKNIEYDFATLEHRLRELAFLNSGVNIALSDMRHAVEKREEMHYSGGVEEFVKYLDRNKKAIVPAPIMVRAEANGIGVEAALWWNDSYHENVLCFTNNIPQRDGGTHLAGFRGALTRQVNGYAEAHAKKEKIALTGDDCREGLTAVLSVKVPDPKFSSQTKDKLVSSEVRPVVENVLNEALQAWFEEHPSEAKMIVGKVIQAAAAREAARKARELTRKSPLSVSSLPGKLADCQEKDPAKSELFIVEGDSAGGSAKQGRNREFQAVLPLRGKILNVERVRPDKMLGSEQIGTLITALGTGISDEFSIEKLRYHKIIVMTDADVDGAHIRTLLLTFFYRQMREIIDGGYLYIAQPPLYKVNRGKSEQYLKDERALEDYLIDTGLDDCLYIPGTGGDRTGRDLRSLIDDARAVRGILRSLHTRYNRKVIEQAAITGVLNKAIYGDPEKAAAAAQYIAARLDTLADEVERGWVGQYVEGQGFQFERTVRGVKEAALIDDAFLGSIEARKLDEYTVKLQDVYARPGKLRRKDTEHMVYGPVDLFEAVTDAGRKGVTLQRYKGLGEMNPEQLWETTLDTNARSLLQVKVKEVDEADDIFTKLMGDVVEPRRDFIQEHSLSATIDI, from the coding sequence ATGACAGAACCTGCTCGGCAGACGCCTGCCGAAAACGAGCCCTCAAATCCAAGCGATTACGGGGCGGAATCGATCCGCGTGCTCAAGGGTCTCGATGCCGTCCGCAAGCGTCCCGGCATGTATATCGGCGACACCGATGACGGCTCGGGCCTGCACCACATGGTCTACGAGGTCGTCGACAACGCGATCGACGAAGCGCTCGCGGGCCACGCCACGCGCGTCGACGTGATCCTCAATGCCGACAATTCCGTCACCGTGCGCGACGACGGCCGCGGCATTCCCGTCGACATCCACAAGGGCGAAGGCATCTCGGCGGCCGAGGTCATCATGACCCAGCTCCACGCCGGCGGTAAATTCGACCAGAACTCCTACAAGGTTTCCGGCGGCCTGCACGGCGTCGGCGTCTCCGTCGTCAACGCGCTGTCGAGCAAGCTTGGCTTGCGGATCTGGCGCGACAACAAGGAGCACTACATCGAGTTCGCCCATGGCGATGCGGTCGCACCGCTCAAGGTGGTCGGCGATGCGCCCGGCAGGCGCGGCACCGAGGTGACGTTCCAGGCCTCGACCGAGACTTTCAAGAACATCGAATATGATTTCGCCACGCTCGAGCACCGGCTGCGCGAACTCGCCTTCCTCAATTCCGGCGTCAACATCGCGCTCTCCGACATGCGACACGCGGTCGAGAAGCGCGAGGAGATGCACTATTCCGGCGGCGTCGAGGAGTTCGTCAAATATCTCGACCGCAACAAGAAGGCGATCGTGCCTGCGCCGATCATGGTGCGCGCCGAGGCCAACGGCATCGGCGTCGAGGCTGCGCTGTGGTGGAACGACAGCTACCACGAGAACGTGCTGTGCTTCACCAACAACATCCCGCAACGCGACGGCGGCACCCATCTGGCCGGCTTCCGCGGCGCGCTGACGCGCCAGGTCAACGGCTATGCCGAGGCCCATGCCAAGAAGGAAAAGATCGCGCTGACCGGCGACGACTGCCGCGAAGGCCTCACGGCCGTGCTGTCGGTGAAGGTGCCGGACCCCAAGTTTTCGTCGCAAACCAAGGACAAGCTGGTGTCCTCGGAAGTGCGCCCCGTGGTCGAGAACGTCCTCAACGAGGCGCTGCAGGCCTGGTTCGAGGAGCATCCGAGCGAAGCCAAGATGATCGTCGGCAAGGTGATCCAGGCGGCCGCGGCGCGTGAAGCTGCGCGAAAGGCGCGCGAGCTGACGCGCAAGAGCCCGCTCTCGGTCTCCTCGCTGCCCGGCAAGCTTGCCGACTGCCAGGAAAAGGACCCGGCGAAGTCCGAACTCTTCATCGTCGAGGGTGACTCGGCAGGCGGCAGCGCCAAGCAGGGCCGCAACCGCGAATTCCAGGCCGTCTTGCCGCTCCGCGGCAAGATCTTGAACGTCGAGCGTGTCCGCCCCGACAAGATGCTGGGCAGCGAGCAGATCGGCACGCTGATCACCGCGCTCGGCACCGGCATCAGCGACGAATTCTCGATCGAAAAGCTGCGCTATCACAAGATCATCGTGATGACGGACGCCGACGTCGACGGCGCCCACATCCGCACGCTGCTGCTGACCTTCTTCTACCGGCAGATGCGCGAGATCATCGACGGCGGCTATCTCTATATCGCCCAGCCGCCGCTCTATAAGGTCAACCGCGGCAAGTCCGAGCAATATCTGAAGGACGAGCGGGCGCTGGAAGATTATCTGATCGATACCGGGCTGGACGATTGCCTCTATATTCCCGGCACCGGCGGCGATCGCACCGGACGCGACCTGCGTTCGCTGATCGACGACGCCCGCGCCGTCCGCGGCATCCTGCGCAGTCTGCACACCCGCTACAATCGCAAGGTGATCGAGCAGGCCGCCATCACCGGCGTGCTCAACAAGGCGATCTACGGCGACCCGGAGAAAGCCGCCGCGGCCGCGCAATACATCGCCGCCCGCCTGGACACACTCGCCGACGAGGTCGAGCGCGGCTGGGTCGGCCAATACGTCGAAGGCCAAGGCTTCCAGTTCGAGCGCACCGTGCGCGGCGTCAAGGAAGCCGCCCTCATCGACGACGCCTTCTTAGGATCGATCGAAGCCCGCAAGCTCGACGAATACACCGTGAAGCTCCAGGACGTTTATGCCCGCCCGGGCAAACTGCGCCGCAAGGACACCGAGCACATGGTCTACGGCCCGGTCGATCTGTTCGAAGCGGTCACCGACGCCGGCCGCAAGGGCGTCACGCTGCAGCGCTACAAAGGTCTGGGTGAGATGAACCCGGAGCAGCTCTGGGAGACAACGCTGGACACCAATGCACGCTCGCTGCTGCAGGTGAAGGTCAAGGAGGTCGACGAGGCCGACGACATCTTCACCAAGCTGATGGGCGACGTGGTCGAGCCGCGCCGCGACTTCATCCAGGAACATTCGCTGAGCGCGACGATCGATATCTGA